From the genome of Prevotella herbatica, one region includes:
- a CDS encoding GtrA family protein, producing MKHISNRLDTDKRERIGEILRFGIVGVIAALLQYGVYLIMLLFMSPGIANTVGYIISFIFNFFASTHYTFKVKANAKRGIGFALSHVVNYLLQTVMLLLFIYIGVPKAYAPIPMFCVCVPVNFILVRYFLTKRSKKTF from the coding sequence ATGAAACACATTTCAAACCGTTTAGACACTGATAAGCGTGAAAGGATAGGCGAGATTCTGAGATTTGGAATCGTCGGTGTTATTGCCGCATTGTTACAATACGGCGTGTATCTTATTATGCTTTTATTTATGTCTCCAGGAATAGCAAATACTGTTGGATATATAATAAGTTTTATATTCAATTTCTTTGCTAGTACGCATTATACTTTTAAGGTAAAGGCTAATGCTAAACGTGGAATTGGATTTGCTTTGAGTCATGTCGTAAACTATCTATTGCAGACAGTAATGTTGCTTCTGTTTATATATATAGGTGTTCCTAAAGCTTATGCGCCTATCCCTATGTTTTGCGTATGCGTACCAGTTAATTTTATCTTGGTGCGTTATTTCCTCACAAAAAGAAGTAAAAAGACATTTTGA
- a CDS encoding HAD family hydrolase, which produces MKEKILFFDFDGTLTTKDTLLEFILYSCGKVRFLLGFLLYSPLLVFMKFGLYPNWKVKQHVFSYFFAGMKLESFNSQCRKFAIDCRYLLRPEAVKEMETAMTQGIKVYVVSASIDNWVQPFFKFAKVLGTQIEVIDGILTGRFISPNCYGIEKVRRIKQVLTEPRSHYYIIAYGDSRGDKEMLDYADETHFKPFRH; this is translated from the coding sequence ATGAAAGAAAAAATCTTGTTTTTTGATTTCGACGGTACGTTAACTACCAAGGATACGTTGCTTGAATTTATACTTTATTCATGCGGGAAGGTCAGGTTCCTATTAGGCTTCTTACTTTATAGTCCTTTATTAGTATTTATGAAATTTGGTCTATATCCAAATTGGAAGGTCAAGCAGCATGTGTTCAGCTATTTTTTCGCAGGGATGAAATTAGAATCTTTCAATTCGCAATGTCGTAAGTTTGCTATAGATTGTCGTTATCTTCTTCGCCCAGAGGCTGTGAAAGAGATGGAAACTGCTATGACTCAAGGCATAAAAGTATATGTAGTAAGTGCAAGCATCGATAATTGGGTACAGCCATTTTTTAAGTTCGCTAAGGTGTTGGGTACCCAGATTGAGGTGATAGATGGAATCCTTACTGGACGTTTCATTAGCCCCAATTGCTATGGCATTGAAAAAGTGAGACGAATAAAACAGGTATTGACTGAGCCCCGTTCACATTATTATATAATAGCTTATGGCGATAGCCGTGGCGATAAGGAAATGCTTGATTATGCAGATGAAACACATTTCAAACCGTTTAGACACTGA